In the Nymphalis io chromosome 2, ilAglIoxx1.1, whole genome shotgun sequence genome, one interval contains:
- the LOC126779972 gene encoding 60S ribosomal protein L8, producing MGRVIRAQRKGAGSVFVSHTKKRKGAPKLRSLDYAERHGYIKGVVKDIIHDPGRGAPLAVVHFRDPYKFKTRKELFIAPEGLYTGQFVYCGKKATLEVGNVMPVGAMPEGTIVCNLEEKMGDRGRLARASGNFATVIGHNPDAKRTRVKLPSGAKKVLPSSNRGMVGIVAGGGRIDKPILKAGRAYHKYKVKRNCWPYVRGVSMNPVEHPHGGGNHQHIGKASTVKRGTSAGRKVGLIAARRTGRIRGGKTEAKKET from the exons ATGGGTCGTGTTATTCGGGCTCAGCGTAAAGGTGCCGGTTCGGTCTTCGTATCACACACTAAGAAAAGGAAAGGAGCCCCCAAACTCAGATCCTTAGATTATGCAGAACGTCATGGTTACATCAAAGGCGTCGTAAAG gaCATCATTCATGACCCCGGGCGTGGCGCTCCATTAGCTGTTGTGCATTTCCGCGACCCCTACAAATTTAAGACCCGCAAGGAACTTTTCATTGCTCCAGAGGGTCTTTACACTGGCCAATTTGTTTACTGTGGAAAGAAGGCTACTCTTGAAGTCG gaAATGTAATGCCAGTGGGTGCTATGCCTGAGGGTACAATTGTATGCAACCTCGAAGAGAAGATGGGTGATAGAGGGCGGCTAGCTCGTGCCTCTGGAAATTTTGCTACCGTCATTGGACACAATCCTGATGCCAAGCGTACTAGAGTAAAGCTTCCCTCTGGAGCCAAGAAAGTTCTGCCATCTAGCAATAGAGGAATGGTTG gtaTTGTTGCCGGTGGTGGACGTATTGACAAACCTATCTTGAAGGCTGGACGTGCCTACCATAAATACAAGGTTAAGCGTAACTGCTGGCCATATGTACGAGGTGTGTCCATGAACCCTGTCGAGCATCCTCACGGAGGTGGTAACCATCAACACATTg gtaAGGCATCTACTGTCAAGAGAGGCACATCAGCTGGTCGCAAGGTCGGTCTTATTGCCGCTCGCAGAACCGGAAGAATTCGTGGTGGAAAGACAGAGGCAAAGAAGGAGACGTAA
- the LOC126779938 gene encoding opsin-1-like, producing the protein MAITSLDPGAAALQAWGGQMAAFGSNETVVDKVLPEMLHLVDPHWYQFPPMNPLWHGLLGFVIGILGFISITGNGMVIYIFTTTKTLKTPSNILVVNLAFSDFLMMCVMSPPMVVNCYSETWVFGPLACQLYACAGSLFGCISIWTMTMIAFDRYNVIVKGIAAKPMTINGAMLRVLGIWMFSLAWTVAPLLGWGRYVPEGNMTACGTDYLDKSWFNRSYILVYSVFCYFMPLFLIIYSYFFIVQAVAAHEKAMREQAKKMNVASLRSSDAANTSAECKLAKVALMTISLWFMAWTPYLVINYAGIFETATITPLATIWGSVFAKANAVYNPIVYGISHPKYRAALYARFPALACQPSPEDNASVASAATATEEKPSA; encoded by the exons ATGGCAATCACAAGCTTGGACCCTGGTGCTGCCGCTCTTCAGGCGTGGGGCGGTCAGATGGCAGCTTTCGGCAGCAATGAGACCGTCGTCGACAAAGTACTACCAGAGATGCTGCACCTAGTTGACCCCCActg gtATCAATTTCCACCAATGAATCCGCTATGGCACGGCCTGCTCGGATTTGTGATCGGGATTCTTGGCTTCATCTCCATCACAGGCAACGGAATGGTCATCTACATCTTCACAACCACAAAG ACCCTTAAAACACCATCAAACATTCTCGTCGTGAACTTAGCATTTTCGGACTTCCTCATGATGTGTGTAATGTCACCTCCTATGGTGGTCAACTGTTACAGCGAAACATGGGTATTCG GACCACTAGCGTGTCAACTATACGCGTGTGCCGGATCCTTATTCGGATGCATATCCATCTGGACCATGACGATGATTGCTTTTGACCGCTACAACGTGATCGTAAAAGGAATTGCCGCCAAGCCTATGACCATCAACGGCGCTATGCTTCGAGTGCTGGGAATCTGGATGTTCTCGTTGGCATGGACCGTTGCGCCCTTGCTCGGATGGGGCCG atATGTACCTGAGGGCAACATGACCGCCTGTGGAACGGACTACCTTGACAAGAGCTGGTTCAACCGCAGCTACATCTTAGTCTACTCAGTATTCTGCTACTTCATGCCTCTCTTCCTCATCATCTACTCTTACTTCTTCATTGTACag GCGGTAGCAGCTCACGAGAAGGCGATGAGGGAACAGGCCAAGAAAATGAACGTTGCTTCTCTCAGGTCATCTGATGCGGCTAACACAAGCGCTGAGTGCAAATTGGCTAAG GTTGCTTTAATGACCATTTCACTATGGTTCATGGCATGGACTCCATACCTTGTCATCAACTATGCTGGTATCTTCGAAACTGCCACGATCACTCCTCTTGCCACTATCTGGGGCTCTGTCTTCGCCAAGGCTAATGCTGTCTACAATCCAATTGTATACGGTATCAG CCACCCGAAATACCGCGCTGCATTGTACGCGAGGTTCCCAGCCCTCGCTTGCCAGCCCTCACCCGAAGACAATGCCTCGGTAGCCTCCGCCGCCACCGCCACCGAAGAAAAACCATCAGCGTGA
- the LOC126774821 gene encoding cilium assembly protein DZIP1L, with the protein MTYKTSYEYHHNFPNLAEECGFTFNTHQPRVNIEWNKIKLIDIDSIIRDRKFGLLEQHINDILGCVLESEFDVRILDEGVLKIFRLSQLTVEYQQFCRNYLDRSIYVMREEVTSLLKEIETTRRSLKEKEEEIRKLKRKSKHSLRTPFHYSNENIATMLLKKLNNTKGDIFSSTSHADLQYNKCSYCEKIFLNQFYLKSHISRRHADILNIQQKEVPEKITANDNTNSKLNEEIEELKAKLKQMEILIINTRSSNGQDNVTENENIIQNVKPNNNEKLIKEMKDAEVSTDGNMQNKIDTWKKEEYEKYNQEIVLLRKQIIDIISNKEKQEQSSFQNDLKIMEELQATIKQQSSEIISLKEELLKGGENEKEKRKEIENQMAYWVKQAEKQSNEYKVLLQKLNDVTNEAHEYRARADAEKEKSSKLQEILEQHLSRAPRKELNHMNKINDINKEISETNRVDTLRTTQKTPTADLITLSKLQQKAQELLNMNETSTCESSSTCDEKIKTKNVIKNSSIDDKPEKQCMKNINSKKSSFSYEIDTVRKSRNKSEKKPKNKINSIKHTVSKKENGYVHIPSSPMKIVRAKVTEEVNQRLISLGVDPLRNRLPQNTFRKQRVLLQKEQETKTKRFPVREKILHSIMAHLDESTANKNVSPRNDYISPNKSPKTFSLSSVFTNVKTKALSFVKSSEAINNTNKSYNDIAKKAIALLKTPPESSNTSPIIQRHSVISPKKTGRKVSKPKRNIKYQSSKSLTQNKNSEAFDMNGVSDDTNSQSLEQERTHKQKARVVNNVVKSPIRRPTDEPDNQNSSNQRFLRNRDDKSYPKNDDLYQTETEDIIINKKTILEKNYDSSDAIESIIDSSPRKFYSEENINNFKQTKGVLKNASSTSSLNKKKVIFDMDAIQMKSLSASPSQSITEKTDNNEQIESGIVNLDTEEWDISSIENEHPTSTIKVQVTSHTSPKIAELKKSIESQLTRRNPTLSTALVGGVDVLTAPIQKATNFGGSNTSLGSSILDDTDSTPVQNKTFVKSIHVEKDDSEIEISDLINDAVDNKTYVKSY; encoded by the exons ATGACTTATAAAACATCATACGAATATCATCACAATTTTCCAAACTTGGCGGAAGAATGtggttttacatttaatacacACCAGCCACGCGTCAACATAGAATGGAACAAAATAA AATTGATCGATATTGATTCAATAATAAGAGATAGAAAATTTGGTCTACTTGAACAACACATTAATGAT ATACTGGGATGTGTATTGGAATCTGAATTCGATGTTCGAATACTAGACGAAGgtgtactaaaaatatttcgtttatcACAATTAACAGTCGAATACCAACAATTTTGTAGAAACTATCTCGATCGTAGTATTTATGTAATGCGAGAAGAGGTTACAAGTTTACTTAAg gaAATTGAAACAACTAGAAGAAGTTTGAAAGAAAAAGAGgaagaaataagaaaattaaaaagaaaaagtaaacaTTCTTTACGCACGCCGTTTCATTACAGCAATGAAAATATAGCTACAATgcttttgaaaaaattaaataatactaaaggAGACATATTTAGTTCCACTTCACACGCtgatttacaatacaataaatgtagttattgtgaaaaaatatttttaaatcaattctaCTTAAAAAGCCATATATCAAGACGACATGCAGACATTCTAAATATTCAGCAAAAAGAAGTTCCTGAAAAGATTACAGCTAATGATAATACAAATTCTAAGTTAAATGAAGAAATAGAGGAActtaaagcaaaattaaagcaaatggaaattttaattataaatacacgtAGTTCAAATGGTCAAGATAACGTTacagaaaatgaaaatataatccaAAATGTTAAGCctaataacaatgaaaaattaataaaagaaatgaaGGACGCTGAAGTCTCAACAGATGGGAATATGCAAAACAAGATTGACACTTGGAAAAAAGAAGAATACGAAAAATATAATCAAGAAATAGTACTTTTGCGcaaacaaattattgatataattagcAATAAAGAAAAGCAGGAACAATCTTCGtttcaaaatgatttaaaaattatggaAGAACTACAGGCAACAATCAAGCAGCAGAGTTcggaaataatatcattaaaagaGGAACTTCTCAAGGGAGGTGAAAATGAAAAAGAGAAAAGAAAAGAGATCGAGAATCAAATGGCCTATTGGGTGAAACAAGCAGAAAAGCAATCAAATGAGTATAAAGTATTATTGCAAAAACTTAATGATGTAACGAATGAGGCGCACGAATATCGTGCTCGAGCTGATgcagaaaaagaaaaatcttcAAAGTTACAAGAGATATTAGAACAACATTTAAGCAGAGCCCCGAGAAAAGAATTAAATCACATGAATAAA ATAAACgacataaataaagaaataagcgAGACAAATCGTGTGGATACATTGAGAACTACGCAAAAGACACCTACAGCAGACTTAATTACACTTTCTAAGCTTCAACAAAAAGCACAGGAGCTTCTGAATATGAATGAGACAAGTACTTGTGAAAGCTCAAGTACATGTgacgaaaaaattaaaacaaaaaatgtaattaaaaattcttcGATTGACGATAAGCCTGAAAAgcaatgtatgaaaaatataaattcaaaaaaaagttCATTTTCCTATGAAATTGATACAGTCagaaaatctagaaataaatcCGAAAAgaaacctaaaaataaaataaattctatcaaACACACAGTTTCAAAAAAGGAAAATGGTTATGTTCACATTCCTAGCAG CCCAATGAAAATAGTAAGAGCAAAAGTGACAGAAGAAGTTAACCAACGATTGATATCCCTTGGAGTGGACCCGTTGAGAAATCGACTTCCCCAAAATACTTTTCGAAAACAACGCGTGCTCTTACAAAAAGAACAGGAGACTAAAACAAag aGGTTTCCAGtaagagaaaaaatattacattcaatAATGGCTCATTTAGATGAATCTACTGCCAATAAAAACGTTTCCCCACGAAATGACTATATTTCACCGAACAAGTCGCCTAAAACATTCAGTCTCTCATCAGTTTTTACTAATGTTAAGACAAAAGCTTTATCATTTGTGAAATCTAGTGAAGCTATTAATAACactaataaatcttataatgaCATAGCAAAGAAAGCAATAGCATTACTAAAGACACCTCCAGAATCTTCCAATACCAGTCCAATAATCCAACGACACAGTGTAATTTCTCCTAAGAAAACTGGAAGAAAAGTTTCAAAACCaaaaaggaatattaaatatcaatccTCTAAATCactaacacaaaataaaaattctgaAGCTTTTGATATGAACGGTGTAAGTGACGACACTAACTCTCAGTCACTTGAACAAGAGCGCACTCATAAACAAAAAGCAAGGGTCGTTAATAACGTAGTGAAATCTCCAATACGACGTCCAACCGACGAACCTGACAATCAAAACTCCTCGAATCAGAGATTTCTTAGAAATCGTGACGATAAATCTTACCCAAAAAATGATGATTTATATCAAACCGAAACTGAGGATATCATAATCAACAAAAAGACAATTTTGGAAAAAAACTATGATAGTAGTGATGCAATAGAGTCTATAATTGACTCATCaccaagaaaattttattccgaagaaaacattaataatttcaaacaaacaaaagggGTTTTAAAAAATGCGTCTTCTACatcttctttaaataaaaaaaaagttatttttgatATGGACGCAATACAAATGAAATCTCTGAGTGCATCCCCATCACAAAGTATTACAGAAAAAACCGATAATAACGAACAAATCGAATCTGGAATTGTGAATTTGGACACTGAAGAATGGGATATTTCtag CATTGAAAATGAACATCCAACATCAACAATCAAAGTTCAAGTCACTTCACATACAAGCCCCAAAATTGCCGAACTgaaaaaatcaatagaatcaCAACTTACTCGTCGTAACCCAACTCTTTCAACTGCTTTAGTTGGTGGAGTGGATGTTTTAACAGCACCCATACAAAAAGCGACAAATTTTGGTGGCAGTAATACTAGTCTCGGCAGTTCTATCCTTGATGACACAGACAGCACACCAGtgcaaaataaaacttttgttaAATCAATTCATGTTGAAAAAGATGATAGTGAAATAGAAATTtcagatttaattaatgatgCAGTAGATAATAAGACTTACGTAAAATCCTATTAG
- the LOC126779990 gene encoding DNA replication complex GINS protein SLD5, with protein MDTEDIALSEDEEEITAETVLKTLQNAWQNERLSPEILPHHNDMVECMLGQIQHMERNINKLPKTDLRSCIHKMELNRIKYIICNYLKTRLNKIENYCIAIVNEEKQRIESGTNYLTPSEFRYAQEYVLNMENHLKNTVLDHVPGNMQTFEFNKMAIYPNYQSHVFLKANETVNGVVLEDLLGDQDEEIDLEEGSQHILQYKPIADLVKNGKVQLV; from the exons atGGACACTGAAGATATAGCATTAAGTGAGGATGAAGAAGAAATTACAGCTGAGACCGTTTTAAAAACTCTTCAAAACGCTTGGCAAAATGAGCGTTTATCTCCAGAAATACTGCCCCATCATAACGACATGGTCGAATGTATGTTAGGACAAATACAACACATGGAGCGAAATATCAATAAACTACCCAAAACTGATCTTCGCTCATGTATtcataaaatggaattaaatagaattaagtatattatttgtaattatcttaaaactaggttaaataaaatagaaaactaCTGCATTGCTATAGTCAATGAGGAGAAGCAAAGAATAGAGTCTGGAACGAATTATTTAACGCCATCTGAATTTAGATATGCCCAAGAATATGTATTGAACATGGAGAATCATTTGAAGAATACAGTACTTGATCATGTTCCGGGGAATATGCAAACATTTGAATTCAATAAAATGGCTATATATCCAAATTATCAATCTCATGTCTTTCTTAAAGCTAATGAAACAGTAAATGGTGTTGTTTTAGAAGACCTCCTAGGTGACCAAGATGAGGAAATAGATTTAGAAG agggATCCCAGCATATACTGCAATACAAGCCAATAGCAGATTTAGTAAAAAATGGCAAGGTGCAACTCGTATAG